CGGGCCGCTGCGGTGAAAACGCCGAATCTTAACCAATAGACCACCAAACTTATATTGTTAACTTTGAAATAACTATTATCGTGTCTTTCTTCTTCGTGATGACATTATTGAGGGAATGACATTTGATAATTTATAGGATTTGTTACAATAGTCTGTGATTCCAATCATCTTATAAACATTGAAAAGAAAAAGTCAGATAATAACATGCTGACATTATGTTCTGCTTTCACAGTTAGGATTCATTCCTAAATGCGAAATTCCACGCTGTGGAAGACCAAATTAAAACAGTGAATCAATCAGTAGGCTACTGGGTTAAAGTTCGGTTATTCGTGTTTGGGACAGCTGCGGATTCTGTATGACGTGTCTGTCAAGAGCATTGCAATTGATTGCAAATCATGTTTTGTGCTTGCCCAGcctagactagacgtaacatgtTAAACGTACATACGAAAAATGTATTCGGTATGATTACATAGGTTGGTCGGGATGGACGGAAGGCGTGCGTGCATATAACGCGAAGTCTaacaacccaaaggttgtgtTTGACTCTCATCAAGGACAATTCTAGCTAATGAGCAACTTCTTACAACTTTTAGCTTAAAAAaaacaactacttagcatgttagctaaccctacccctaaaccctttagcctttaacccctaaccttaatagCCCCTTAACCCTGACTTTAgcctaatcctaaccataacctctaTCCTAGTTTACATTATCCATATAGGTAAAGTTAGCCACAACATACTGGAACTCATAACTTGtcatacattttgcaaattcgtaacatattgtacacattgcaattcgtaacatatcataagaATTGTaatatgtaacatatcatacgaaatggatgatggataTCCACAAATTAGTACACACAATTCGAAAAGTAATTGTTCTAATTTCAGTACatatttacgtttactatgttacgtctactcCTGAGTCCAGGTTGGCTTCCTTGGAAACGTAGGCCTAAACGTGCCCTAACCCCACCCATGAGCAGCTCGTCCAGGATGCGTCACAGCGCCCACTGTATAAAGTTACCTGCTTGTCCCTATTCATCATTCTACACTGAGCACACCAGAAATAATTTGAAGTTTTCTATTCGAGAATATACTACAAATGGGCAAGAGTAGTCGTTTAGCTTAATTCACCGAGTATTGCCAAAAGACCCACCGCCTTTAGTGTTTTTCAACATCATTCAACGCCAAATTAAAAGGTAAGATTGATTTGATTGCTTTTAGAAAAGGCAAAAAATATTCGCCCAGCTTGAATGGCAATTGAATAAGCTGGGCTACTTGCCCAGATAATAATGGACAATGTGTGTCCAATCATATGTTTACCTAcactaaatatatttgatttattgTCCTGGcacaaattatttaaaaaaatattccacATTGCCTTTAACAATGTAGGCTAATAGCCTTAAAATAGTGAAATCAGAATGGGGGGGATTCTCTTTCTACCAGCTTTGTATCCTATCTGATTCTGGTCATCAAAGAGGAACATCAAAGAATTCTCTAATTTGTTGAATAATTGTTGCCTTGACTGCTGATATTGTATAGTCTCTTTGCATCTACATTTTGTCTCAATGGTCTGTTTTATCATACACTTGCCATTGTTGGTCTCTTATTTTTCTGCACATGAGGTGTGATTGGCAATGCTGGCATGAATGCAATGCAATGCACATTCACACATCCAATAGTGCCTGATGGCAGTAAGTCTTTTTTCCCCACTGTGTAAAGGAGATTGGTTTATCCTTGATATTTTGCGACTGCCTATCTAGCACAGACATGCATTACCCTGACAATCCCTAGCCAGTAACCATCTGGACTGAACTTCTGCCCTGACTGGACCTGACAACTGATTTAGCATCAAATGTAATGTAAACCACTCATTTTTGCTTATGGAAATGTAGTTCGTTTGGGGAGTAAAACTATTTATGTTTAGCATGTTTCATTCCACTGCAGTGTTTGAGAAGAGTTATGCATCCTGTATAGTCCTGCTTTCTGATATCCTTCTTTCTGAGTGGCTTAGtcagtactttttttttttttaaagaggtaCTGCAGCGCCTCACCAAGTGTTGAGCCCTGTGACTCACCTAGCCCTGTGCACTTTCCTGGCTAGGTGCCTGGAAGTTGGAACATTATACCTGCAGACTCCGGTCCCAGACAGCCCACTTATTTGCAGATCATGGTGTGGAAATCACTTTGCACAGCTGTTGGTCTCTATCACACCCCTCAGACTGAGGGCTAAGCCAACAGTGCTATCAGAGAAGCTCAAGGGGTCAGGAGCATGGGAAGTGGAAATGCACGTTTGCCTATAATAGGCTAATGACGGGCTTCTGTGACTGGGTGACAAATCCAGAATTTGTCACTCAGGCATGTTTCTAACTCACTTTGGATGAAGTTGAATATAGACCTGTTCTCTGCGGTGTTGCAAAATGCTGTGAATGGGTTGCAGGCTGATTTTGAAATGGGTCTTACACTTTCCACAAAGACAAATCTGTACAAAAGCCTATGTTGAGGCTGTTGTCATTACATGTGCCATAATGCATCTAGCAGCATCCATAGCAATATTATTTGGCTCATCCCAGTATCACTTGCCTCTGCTTGCATGGTTCCTGTCTCCACACTCCTAatatccccttctctcttccctaggTTTTCCATCTTTGAGCAGAGTTAAAGAGAATGGCATCAATTCCGTCCACTGGCTCTCTCATCGCCACCCATGATTACTATAGAAGGCGCATAGGCTCCACTTCTAGCAACAGCTCCTGTGGCAGTTCTGAGTACGCTGGCGAAGTCATTCCACACCCCCCAGGTACAGACCAGTTTCTCGCACTCTGACGAGTTTTTCATAAGAACATTATCTCGCACTCGGTCTCTAAATTTTCCTTTTGTTTTCTCTTCCTCAGGTCTGCAGAGACAGGACTCTGGTCACTGGTGGTCTTCTTTCTTCTTCCCAAACAAACAGAACCAGCCTGGCAGCATGATTGGATCTGAACAGAAGTGAGTTCCTTAATCCAAGAGTCACACAAATGGATTAAAACCATGCATAGTTTAAATGTTTCATTTGTCCTTTGTAAGATGTCTCCGGTTAATTGTTTTTCTGTACCTCTTTAGCTAAACAATATTTCTTATTGCAGGAGTGGAACGTACACAGTGACCAACGGGCAGGTGGCGTGTATCGCCAGGGAGATGGTGTTGAAGAAGCAACTCAGTAGGCAACTCAGTGAAAGCAGTAACTCTGGGAAGGTGGAAGAAGGGAGCCCACCACCCTCCTAATTCCATCTCTTCTCCAACACCCCACACCTTGAGTTTAGTTGGAGATTGAGGCAGCAGATTTTACAACTTTTTAGTGATTGAGGCTGCTTTTCCTCCCtctgtgtttatatttttttattaaagaCAAAAGGATTTCTCTATCATGCTTTTTGCTGTTGAATAAATCAAAATTCTTGCAATGAATACTTTGTCTTAATTGTATTCCTTATTCAAGTGACTAAGTCCCTAAATATTTGTTTATCTATagatactgtaccagtcaagtttgaacacctactcagtgcaagaggtgtcactacagtccttggttctaatccaggctgtatcacatctggctgtgattgggagtcccatagggcggtgcacaattggcccaggtttgccctgggtaggctgtcattgtaaataagaattggttcttaactaacttgcccaGTTAAAGGTTCAATTTTGTTTTAAATCCAGGgttttgaaataacacatggaaagACTAAACCAAATAAGTGTTGAATTTGTTTAATtacatttgagatttttcaaagtggccaccctttgccttgacagcttttcacgctcttggcattcttaaccagcttcatgccTTTTTaagttgtggaatttctttcctcaatgcatttgagccaatcagttgtgttgacaaggtaggggtggtatacagaagagagcCCACTTGGGGGAAAGTCGGAAGAGCTCAAACGGCACCAGTTCATTCTccgaaaatttcaagaactttgaaagttaagtgcagtcgcaaaaactgtTCAGATGAGCCTGtgcgaatcaggccttcatggtctcattgctgcaaagaaaccactaaaggacaccaagagacttgcttgggccaagaaacatgatcaATGGACatgagactggtggaaatctgttctttggtctgagtccaaattttagatttttggttccaactgccatgtctttgtgagacgcagagtaggtgaatggaggaTCACATGTGCTGTGCTAGTGAacttgtcagtgatttatttagaattactttgtcatttcatggttttgatttcactattctacaatgtagaaatggtcaaataaagaaacccttgagtaggtgtccaaacttgactgatactgtttatatcataactacgtgtgtgtgtatattttacaCACTTTAAAATGCAATCATATCAAGATTAGGGTAGAAGTTATTCGGGAGTTAAGTTAGTGATGAAAGTGTCATAACTTTTATAAGGAGTCCATATTAACTCAGCCACTATACTGAACTTGAAAAGTGTCCAGACAGACAGATTTGAGAATGAACTGTTCTGGTGTCCACACAATGTAACCAGACAACAGTAATGATAATCCCCAAAACTCCATTGTCAGTTTTGTTCATGACAATACTGATGAGTATAGTGTCTGTTTTATAACATGCTGCCAGCCACTGTTAATGCAATTAAGCTGATTAGGCTGCAATATGATTAGCAACAGCTAATTGGTAAAGACGATGGCTTACGCTTATATAATAcagtacacctgttctgaaatatAGGTCAACCAGCCGTGGAACGTTCTGTGTTGCAGAGTCATTCACATAGTTTTTCACAGTCTCTTAGGGCATAAAAGGGAATATACACTGTATAATTATACAGACTTTCTATGATCTCAACACATTGGTGGAGTCAGCACCTGAAAATATCAACAAGGACACAATAAAATACACTTTCAGGATTGTTAATTATAGCATGGAACAAATGTGAATACTTCACTAGTTTTACACTGACTGAAGTTGCCAACAAGGTTTACTCCAGTTACTGTAGCTAAGCATTTGATTGAACCTTTGTTTATATATTGTTATTGTCATTGAGATTAAATGTCTTTCACAAAAGAGACCTGTAGACATAAGCCTcatttatacctggttctaacatgcatcctttgtcctgatcttttccacattctgattgtgcccacattttcagACAGGTGTAGATTATTACAAGACGCATTGCGATCTGCTTGTGATCATATCTTCCTGACGTCCTCAGGACCCATTGGCGGTGTtttcacaggcagcccaattctgatgtaTATTTTTTTccaactaattggtcttttgaccaatcacatcagatcttttccatcagaccaattagtgaaaaaaaagatcagaattgggatgcctgtgtaaatgcagccattGTGTCTGGATATCTTACAAGTGTAAACGGATCAGGATAGTGAAACCATTTAAAATCGTAATTGGATCATTATCCCGCCTTTTAAAAATCAATGACAGGTGGAACCATTGACTTATGGCATCAATATGTGTCTTAAAATAAATAAGAGGGACGAGGAAATCTGGTCACGATGCTGACACAGTGGACAGAAATGAGACACATTTTAACACCATGTGTAGACATATTTCTGAGAatatgggcacaatcagaatgtggacaagatcaagACAAAATACCTATGTTAGTCAGCCTCCTGAGtgtcgcagtggtctaaggcactgcattgcattgctacctgtgccactagagattctgggttcgagtccaggctctgtcgcagtgtTGTCTtgcttaggggagggtttggccgacagGGATAACCTTGTCCCGTCGTGCACTAGTGACTCCAGTgcctgtctgggttaggggaaggtttggccgaCGGAGATATCCTTGTCCcgtcgtgcactagcgactccagtgcctgtctgggttaggggaaggtttggccgacagggatatccttgtcccgTCGCTCACTAGCGACTCCAGTGCCTGTCTGGGTTAGGGAAGGTTTGGCCGACCCTTGTCCCGCTCACTAGCGACTCCAGTgcctgtctgggttaggggaaggtttggccgaCAGGGATAACCTTGTCCcgtcgcgcactagcgactccagtgcctgtctgggttaggggaaggtttggccgacagggatatccttgtcccgTCGCTCACTAGCGACTCCAGTgcctgtctgggttaggggaaggtttggccgacagggatatccttgtcccgTCGCTCACTAGCGACTCCAGTgcctgtctgggttaggggaaggtttggccgacagggatatccttgtcccgTCGCTCACTAGCGACTCCAGTgcctgtctgggttaggggaaggtttggccgacagggatatccttgtcccgTCGCTCACTAGCGACTCCAGTgcctgtctgggttaggggaaggtttggccgacagggatatccttgtcccgTCGTGCACTAGTGACttctgtggtgggctgggcgcagtgcatgctgacacgatcgccaggtgtactgtgtttcctctggtgcggttgggttgtgtttcagagaacTCACTGCTctcaacctttgcctctcctgagtcaTACGGTAGTTGCAgcgacaagactgtaactaccaattggataccacgaaattggggaacTAAAAATGTTCCACTCTCTACAGACATGAGAATCTCTTATCCAGCATGCTCTCAAATGGTTGGATGTGAACATGaagttgagggttagggttgaactgggatgtggacataaagctagggttagatttagggttgagGCTAAAGACAAGGTCAggataccccccccccctttaataATAAACAAGTATAAGTATTAAGAGTGGGGAGGAACACAGTGTTTGTGGCCAGAGCCACCAGGTTCAGTAGGCCAGGGTTAACGTGTTAGTCTATTTCTGATCAGTAGCATGCAGGGAGAACGTGTACACACTGGGATCATGTTTGCAGACTGTGCGCTGTTCCAATAGTTCCAATAGCACATGTTCCAATAGGAACTTCCATGTTAACACAGTGTTCCCTGAAGTGTTCAGTAGTGCTCAGCACTGTTATGTGTCCACAACAACAGTCTCCTGGCAGTAAAGTACCGCTCAGGTGACCGCCACACGTTTCTGGTCAACACTGAAGCAGAAAGATCAAAGGCATAAACTCTGGAGAATAAGATAGTGTTATAATACAAATAATACATTGAAATAATACGTTAGTTACTGTTATAGTACAGTTATAATGCAACCCCACTGAGCTTTAGAGGTGTGATAAATTGCCGCATGTGAAGCATGAGAGAGGGAAACCCAGCTTGTGCTCCTGGCACGGTACTCTCTTGCCATGTCAAGGTAGGACATAGCTCTCCCTCCAACTGGATACTTGTACATTTCCATAAATGTGCCCAGATTGTGAAATAGCTTTTGCCTTTTGTTCCCAGCCAGAAGCATGTAAACCTGCAACCAATCCTTCTTTAATGAAGCCATTGCTAAGGCCTGCATTCAAACCGAAGAGGCCACAAGGGAGATTGTCAGATTGAAATGGACTGCAATTGAAGAACAATTGCATCGGTATTATTTCTTCACATGATGCAGAACACTCTCAGTTCTTTGGAATGAGTGCACTATAATAACtttacactcacacactcacttagTCACAGATATTGTCCAATATCTTCCATGTTAGGACTGAGGTCAttctctcaaacacacatgctATTAGCAGCTAAGTATGGGCATAAACAACACCTTTAACATACATTAAGCCCATAGAAAATCCCACAGTTTTGCAGTCAGCTCTGTTACTGTCAGCTAGCCGTGGTCCTATGCTGCTCCCCTGTGAATGTTATTGCTTGATTGCTGAAGTTTAACTGGCAGGCTGCTTGCAATCTCCATGCTGCTGCTTTCTGGCTCGTTGCTGATCTCTTGTGGACTTAGGCTGTCACTGCAGTCTTTTACATAGCGGTACACTGTCCGAAGACCCCCTAAGAAAAGAGACATTTACTCTGTTCCCTCGTTCTCAAGTGTTGTTCGATGGGCTTGCATCTTATGACATCATCATTCTACTAGCTGCTTGAGCCCGATGAACTGAAAATGCATTCTTATCTCTGTGTCATCAGCACGACAGGTTGAGTACTGCACACTCTAGACATATTTGAGGACTTGGGAGGAGTCTTTGTATAGCGTACACTAGCTCGTTAAAAAAAAAGTGATTGGCAAGGCAAAAGTAAAAATGTGACAGAGTATGGACATATCTTTATAACTGTGTTGGACGCTGTGGATATAGACACATTTAAGAGGTGCAGCAGCTCAGATAGTGACATTGAACATGATTATGTACTACTGCATCCGTATCCTGGTCATTCTGTGAATATATATTGGCACAAAGAGACTGAAGAGGCACCATGGCAACAGAGAAGAGCTTGTGGAGCACGTCTATCCACAAGGCTACTCCATCTCTCCCATACATTCTCTGCTCTCCACCCCCAATCAAAGAAAGCAATTCAAGTAGCCAAGTTTCGGGTTTGATAGCGCATCACACTGTTTTATTCAGTTACTGACATCTCAGAAGAGAGCCTTGCAATGCTGCTGTTGGTAACCAACATTTTTTACCGTAGCGTTGACGTTACACTGAAAAAAAGCGCTATTTCAAAACAAACACAAGTCCCTCATCAATAGTGATatgtcagaggcagagaatatcCTGTCTGGGCGGCTTTGCATGAAACAAACGACAATTTTTCTGCCTTTTCTTTTGTCTTTTTAGTCGCTTCACATATATCAATAAATATTTATACCTATAAACACTtttcaaaaaaatctaaatattcaGTCACAGGTACTGGAAAAAGCTCCACTTTTAGATCACAATGATTAATGTACAAAACAATGATACACGTTTCATATAAATGTCATGGTAACAGGTAGAGAGTCTCTGCTGTCATCAGCAAAGATCATAATGGATCAAAAATAAACTCAGAGATTCAGCGTTTCCTGAGGTTCCTGTGTTCCCCCTTGAGGACCAGGAGAGGGGGAATGGCTTTTACATCACATCACCGAGGAGCTGTTACGAAAGGTCAAAGTGTTCCTTATAACAACCAGGGAATGTGATCACAATAGAATCATCGTAAAATGATTGCCTGCCACTATGTTCCAACTACTGCACACATGTTCTATTATTCAATGTTTTGTGTTTCTCAGTAATTGAGTTAAATGCTAATGAATCAATTGCGCACCAAGTGCTATGAGCTGCTATCAGCATGTTAAAGAGGGCTAATCAGCAGGGGGAAACTGGTAGGTTATCTGCAATCCTTCAGTGGGGGATCCGTGTATCATTATGCTGCTGATAAATCTCAGACAGAGGTAGGCTATTCATGGTGCACTTTGAACTGGCGTGACACTCCCTCTCACTCCAGAATCCCTATAGGGCTATCAGCCATCATCAGATATCAACCCCATCCTGGTTGTCTTAGTCTATCCTCACTTTGGCCGTGTGAATGTCATctgaccctgaccaccattcaaAGCAGTCACACCTGTCTGCATTTGATGCAATGCACTAAAGACATGTCTGAGTAAATATAAACGGGCGGGGTAGGGTGAGAAAGTAACACGGACGAAAAGTAAAAGTCTTTTGAAAAATCTGTACATGTAAACATCACACTTTCACTGAGTCCAAAAAACAAGAAGGAAAAAATACAAAGCGTCACATTGGTATACAGGAAATGACACCCCCGCACAGAACTGCAGTCTCTGGCCAATGCAGGAGAAGTAACCAAGAAAGTAATATCAAGAACAATATACGTTTTTACAAAGCACCACCAACTGATAAGTTAAAACAGGCAAGGGATGAAACGGCGTAGATTGTTCTGGAACAGTGCTGTACCCCACAGAAAAACGATTTAGATTTCAAATGTTTCTTTTACAGCCCTTTGAACAGTTATACAAACATCTGACCACATCAGCAATGCACAAGCTACTAGGGCTTTTACGCTTTTTTAAATCAAACATCTATACATTACATTGTCCTGCCTATGCAAAGAGAAATCCCACTGGCCACTAAAATGTGTCTACAAATGGTTGTGTTTTCATTGGTCACAGTAGCTGCAGCACACATCAAATGTAGCTCGTAGTCTTAAGACAAATTAAGAGGAGAAAGTTATCTCTTCCTTTTTTTGAACACGCAAAGCAAAGTGATGCATTAGTTAAACGTGGATATGAATAGAATTAAGATCAACCCGGCATCAGTCAAATAATGAAGTGTAGATAGTAGTTTCCTGATGGCTGTTGGAAATGATGGCTGGCCAAAAGTAGACAAGGGACAAATGGAGGtggaggagacatggaagacatTTAAGAGTATTGGGACAGAGCCCCAGGTAGCGATCAAGTCGATTGATAAAGTCTATCCAAAGGAGTCTATCCAAATTAACCGAGTTCAAATGCGTGGACGCCTGAGCCTTCCTTGATTTTTCAAAATAACAGTTTGTAAAGCCTGAATAGTGTGGCTAAAATACAATTTCTGAAGTCTGATGTGTGCAAAATATAATGAGCTTTTAAAGCAGTACTTTACTTGTGTTGCTAGTAAAAATTCAGATTGAAGTAATTTAATTTTTAAGACAATGAGATTGGATGAGTCTGGCTTGAGCCTTGCCATAAACTGTATAACCCAGTATTGTGCATTTTAAGAGTGCTTATGTGTTCCACATCAAATTATCCATACgatcaggggcgcaactttggttttagaagtgggtggACAtatcttttttttatatatattttttatccagttggataaacactccaaacagtctaCCCGAACGCTCAGAGGCATcctcatggtcctaaagcacaccgttgcctcaTTTTGtgtcacattccaatgataaaactgtgaGGGGGGCAAAAATGCCATTTCAGAACGTGTCCCCACCCcccatccccagtgaaagttgcacccctgcaTACAATTATCAGTTGAGTGGACAAAAATATCTACATTTAAAACGATACGAGACAACCCAAATGAAAAGCAAAACACACTCATATCAGCTCTCATCatgtaccaccatcaccatcccATTGTCAAGCACGTTT
The sequence above is a segment of the Oncorhynchus nerka isolate Pitt River linkage group LG20, Oner_Uvic_2.0, whole genome shotgun sequence genome. Coding sequences within it:
- the LOC115101669 gene encoding pancreatic progenitor cell differentiation and proliferation factor, which produces MASIPSTGSLIATHDYYRRRIGSTSSNSSCGSSEYAGEVIPHPPGLQRQDSGHWWSSFFFPNKQNQPGSMIGSEQKSGTYTVTNGQVACIAREMVLKKQLSRQLSESSNSGKVEEGSPPPS